The following are encoded together in the Pectobacterium wasabiae CFBP 3304 genome:
- a CDS encoding SadB/YajI family lipoprotein encodes MRARYRVLTFLPALLLLAGCAEQRQMPKLQNQIGQLNHQLQTLTDQATALERQNALNSQSTSGVYLLPAAQTSIQLESSIGRLSVSLRNIETEANGTSALLHIRTLDAKGLPAFGAQLDWGRLDPVSGKPLAGDTQTQSFVVSPTLLPKTEAMIELRLSGLSPEELGFVRLHQVQGIQSPPPVAATESP; translated from the coding sequence ATGAGAGCCCGATATCGCGTACTGACCTTCCTGCCAGCACTGTTATTACTCGCAGGATGCGCCGAACAGCGCCAGATGCCCAAATTGCAGAACCAGATAGGTCAGCTAAACCATCAATTGCAAACGCTGACCGATCAGGCCACAGCGTTGGAACGACAAAATGCGTTGAATTCCCAATCTACCTCTGGTGTTTATTTACTGCCGGCTGCGCAGACGAGCATACAGTTAGAAAGCAGCATTGGCAGGCTCAGCGTATCGTTACGCAATATAGAGACAGAAGCGAACGGAACCAGCGCATTGCTACACATTCGCACGCTTGATGCGAAGGGATTACCCGCCTTTGGCGCGCAGTTGGATTGGGGACGACTCGATCCCGTGAGCGGGAAGCCTTTAGCGGGTGACACGCAAACGCAGTCCTTTGTTGTCTCACCCACGTTGTTACCAAAAACCGAAGCGATGATTGAATTGCGCCTGAGCGGTCTGTCGCCGGAAGAGCTCGGCTTTGTTCGCTTACACCAGGTTCAGGGAATACAGAGCCCGCCGCCTGTTGCCGCAACCGAATCTCCTTAG
- the nrdR gene encoding transcriptional regulator NrdR yields MHCPFCSAVDTKVIDSRLVGEGSQVRRRRQCLVCHERFTTFEVAELVMPRVIKSNEVREPFNEDKLRSGMLKALEKRPVSSDDVEMAINHIKSHLRATGEREVTTKMVGNLVMEALRKLDKVAYIRFASVYRSFEDIREFGEEIARLQD; encoded by the coding sequence ATGCATTGCCCATTTTGTTCCGCTGTTGATACCAAAGTCATTGATTCCCGTCTGGTCGGCGAAGGTTCGCAAGTACGTCGTCGTCGGCAGTGTCTGGTTTGTCACGAACGCTTCACCACGTTTGAAGTGGCTGAACTGGTGATGCCGCGAGTCATCAAAAGCAATGAAGTGCGCGAGCCGTTTAATGAAGACAAATTGCGTAGCGGCATGTTGAAAGCGCTGGAAAAAAGGCCGGTGAGTTCGGATGACGTCGAAATGGCGATTAATCATATAAAATCTCACCTTCGTGCGACCGGAGAACGTGAGGTGACTACCAAAATGGTAGGCAATCTGGTAATGGAAGCGTTGAGAAAGCTGGATAAAGTGGCTTATATCCGGTTTGCCTCGGTGTATCGCAGTTTTGAAGATATCCGTGAATTTGGCGAAGAGATTGCACGTTTGCAGGACTAG
- the ribD gene encoding bifunctional diaminohydroxyphosphoribosylaminopyrimidine deaminase/5-amino-6-(5-phosphoribosylamino)uracil reductase RibD — MSAFQENSSQKKNSQENGQLPQDEFYMARALELARRGRFTTAPNPNVGCVIVRDGEIVGEGYHFRAGEPHAEVHALRMAGEHARGATAYVTLEPCSHHGRTPPCADALITAGVSRVVAAMQDPNPQVAGRGLHRLQQAGITVSHGVMMAEAEKVNVGFLKRMRTGFPYVQLKMAASLDGRTAMASGESQWITSPQARQDVQRFRAESAAILSSSATVLADDPSLTVRWLELDADVQKRYSEADLRQPVRVIVDSQRRVTPQHRVVSQPGETWLARVQADEQAWPQGVEQVMLPQHNGGVDLVALMMVLGRRQINSVWVEAGASLAGALLNAGVVDELIVYLAPKLLGENARSLCLLPGLDQLSQAPEFDIAEVRQIGPDLRLRLKPKF, encoded by the coding sequence ATGAGCGCTTTCCAGGAAAACAGTTCTCAGAAAAAGAATTCTCAGGAGAACGGCCAATTGCCGCAGGATGAATTCTACATGGCGCGTGCGTTAGAACTGGCGCGTCGTGGCCGTTTTACAACGGCACCGAACCCCAATGTTGGCTGTGTGATCGTGCGTGATGGCGAAATTGTCGGTGAAGGCTACCATTTCCGTGCGGGTGAACCTCATGCTGAGGTGCATGCGCTGAGAATGGCGGGGGAACACGCACGTGGTGCGACGGCCTACGTCACTCTGGAGCCGTGTAGCCATCATGGCCGAACGCCGCCTTGCGCCGATGCGCTGATTACGGCTGGCGTTTCGCGTGTGGTAGCCGCGATGCAGGATCCAAATCCGCAGGTTGCCGGTCGTGGTTTACATCGATTACAGCAAGCAGGCATTACTGTTAGTCATGGCGTGATGATGGCTGAAGCAGAGAAGGTGAATGTTGGCTTTCTGAAGCGTATGCGGACGGGCTTTCCTTACGTGCAGCTCAAAATGGCGGCCTCTTTGGATGGGCGTACTGCGATGGCATCGGGGGAAAGCCAGTGGATTACTTCGCCGCAGGCGCGGCAGGATGTACAGCGTTTTCGCGCGGAGAGCGCCGCGATTCTGAGCAGCAGCGCGACGGTATTAGCCGATGATCCCTCCCTCACCGTGCGGTGGTTAGAATTGGATGCGGATGTTCAGAAACGCTATTCAGAGGCAGATCTCAGGCAGCCCGTTCGGGTGATTGTGGACAGTCAGCGGCGTGTCACGCCGCAACATCGCGTTGTTAGCCAACCGGGTGAGACCTGGTTAGCACGTGTTCAGGCCGATGAACAGGCATGGCCGCAGGGCGTCGAACAGGTCATGCTACCGCAGCACAATGGCGGCGTTGATCTCGTGGCGCTGATGATGGTGCTAGGGAGACGTCAGATTAACTCCGTTTGGGTTGAGGCCGGAGCGAGTCTGGCTGGGGCGTTGCTTAATGCGGGTGTCGTTGATGAACTTATCGTTTACCTTGCCCCCAAACTGCTGGGTGAAAATGCCCGTTCGCTGTGCCTCTTGCCAGGGTTAGATCAACTGTCTCAGGCACCGGAATTTGACATCGCAGAGGTTCGCCAGATTGGCCCGGATTTGCGATTACGCTTGAAACCCAAATTCTGA
- the ribH gene encoding 6,7-dimethyl-8-ribityllumazine synthase, translated as MNVIEGVVATPDARVAIAIARFNHFINDSLLDGAVDALKRIGQVKDENITVVWVPGAYELPLTVRALTKSAKNGGYDAVIALGTVIRGGTAHFEFVAGECSSGLSSVAMDSEIPVAFGVLTTESIEQAIERAGTKAGNKGAEAALTALEMINVLKAIK; from the coding sequence ATGAACGTTATCGAAGGTGTTGTTGCTACTCCTGATGCCCGTGTGGCGATTGCGATTGCGCGTTTTAACCATTTTATTAACGATAGCCTGCTGGACGGTGCGGTTGATGCATTGAAACGCATCGGTCAGGTTAAAGACGAAAACATCACAGTGGTCTGGGTGCCGGGCGCTTACGAACTGCCGTTGACGGTTCGGGCGCTGACCAAAAGTGCGAAAAATGGCGGATATGATGCTGTTATTGCTCTGGGAACGGTCATCCGTGGTGGAACAGCGCATTTTGAATTTGTTGCTGGTGAATGTAGCTCAGGTCTGTCCTCCGTTGCGATGGACAGTGAAATTCCTGTTGCTTTCGGCGTTCTGACGACGGAAAGCATTGAGCAGGCGATTGAGCGTGCTGGCACGAAAGCGGGGAACAAAGGTGCAGAAGCTGCCTTGACCGCGCTAGAAATGATTAATGTATTGAAAGCGATTAAGTAA
- the nusB gene encoding transcription antitermination factor NusB: MKPAARRRARECAVQALYSWQLSKNDIADVEHQFLSEQDVKDVDIAYFRELLAGVATQAEKLDQLMAPFLSRQIDELGQVEKAILRLAMFELSKREDVPYKVAINEAIELAKTFGAEDSHKFVNGVLDKAAPSVRKGKK; the protein is encoded by the coding sequence GTGAAACCTGCTGCTCGTCGCCGCGCTCGTGAATGTGCGGTTCAAGCGCTTTACTCCTGGCAATTATCTAAAAATGATATTGCCGATGTTGAACACCAATTCCTGAGCGAGCAGGATGTTAAAGATGTCGACATAGCCTATTTCCGTGAATTGCTGGCGGGGGTTGCCACTCAAGCTGAGAAGCTGGATCAACTGATGGCACCTTTCCTGTCTCGCCAGATTGATGAATTGGGACAGGTTGAAAAGGCGATCCTGCGTTTGGCGATGTTTGAGCTGAGCAAGCGCGAAGATGTTCCTTACAAGGTGGCGATTAACGAAGCCATCGAACTGGCTAAAACCTTCGGTGCTGAAGATAGCCATAAGTTTGTGAATGGCGTGCTGGACAAAGCTGCTCCGAGTGTACGGAAAGGCAAGAAGTAA
- the thiL gene encoding thiamine-phosphate kinase, translated as MVEGEFDLIARYFNRVRSSRRDVELGIGDDCALLTVADKQLLAVSTDTLVSGIHFLPDIDPADLGYKSLAVNLSDLAAMGADPAWLSLAITLPQSNSQWLSAYSDSLFELLDYYGMQLVGGDTTRGPLSLTLTIHGLVPAGRALTRRGARIGDWIYVTGSLGDSAAGLAILQNSLRVDDEGTRKGLIQRHLRPQPRILQGQALRDLASSAIDLSDGLISDLQHILKASECGARIHLDAIPQSDWLRSCTDEEQALRWALSGGEDYELCFTVPEINRGALELALGHLGADYTCIGQIGPSSEGLRFFRDNKATELNWKGYDHFSEQG; from the coding sequence ATGGTTGAAGGTGAGTTTGACCTTATTGCCCGCTATTTTAATCGGGTTCGAAGTTCACGTCGCGATGTCGAGTTAGGCATCGGTGATGATTGTGCGTTACTGACGGTGGCTGATAAGCAACTGCTGGCGGTGAGTACCGACACACTCGTATCTGGCATTCATTTCCTACCAGATATCGATCCCGCCGATCTGGGTTACAAATCTCTGGCAGTGAATTTAAGCGATCTGGCTGCAATGGGTGCCGATCCCGCCTGGCTTTCTCTCGCTATTACCCTACCTCAAAGCAACAGTCAGTGGCTGTCCGCGTACAGTGACAGCTTATTTGAACTGCTTGATTACTATGGTATGCAGTTGGTCGGCGGCGATACGACGCGTGGTCCATTGAGCCTGACGTTAACTATCCACGGCCTGGTGCCTGCTGGCCGGGCGTTGACGCGTCGCGGAGCTAGAATTGGCGACTGGATTTATGTTACCGGTTCATTAGGCGATAGCGCTGCCGGTCTGGCTATCCTCCAGAATTCACTGCGTGTTGATGATGAGGGTACACGTAAAGGATTGATTCAGCGTCACCTTCGACCTCAGCCCAGAATTCTGCAAGGGCAGGCGCTGCGCGATCTGGCCAGCTCGGCTATCGATCTTTCCGACGGCCTCATCTCCGATCTCCAGCATATACTGAAAGCCAGCGAGTGCGGTGCACGTATTCATCTCGATGCGATCCCGCAATCTGATTGGCTACGAAGCTGTACTGACGAAGAGCAGGCGTTGCGTTGGGCGCTATCTGGTGGCGAAGATTATGAGTTGTGCTTTACCGTGCCGGAAATTAACCGCGGTGCATTGGAACTTGCTTTAGGACATCTCGGCGCTGACTATACCTGTATCGGACAAATTGGGCCTTCATCGGAAGGATTACGCTTTTTCAGAGATAATAAAGCGACCGAGTTGAATTGGAAGGGATATGACCATTTTAGCGAGCAAGGCTGA
- the dxs gene encoding 1-deoxy-D-xylulose-5-phosphate synthase has product MSFDTAKYPTLALVETPDELRLLPKESLPKLCDELRQYLLDSVSRSSGHFASGLGTVELTVALHYVYNTPFDHLVWDVGHQAYPHKILTGRRDRISTIRQKGGLHPFPWRDESEYDVLSVGHSSTSISAGLGMAVAAEREGRGRRTVCVIGDGAITAGMAFEAMNHAGDIKSDLLVVLNDNEMSISENVGALNNHLAQLLSGKLYASLREGGKKVLSGLPPIKELVKRTEEHLKGMVVPGTLFEELGFNYIGPVDGHDVQALAHTLKNMRNLKGPQLLHIMTKKGKGYAPAEQDPISWHAVPKFDPASGTLPKSKEGAQPTYSKIFGQWLQETAAKDSKLMAVTPAMREGSGMVQFSRDYPQQYFDVAIAEQHAVTFAAGLAVGGYHPVVAIYSTFLQRAYDQVIHDVAIQNLPVLFAIDRGGIVGADGQTHQGAFDLSFLRCIPNMVIMTPSDENECRQMLHTGYHYQKGPTAVRYPRGNGTGTELTPLSELPIGKGVVRRQGETIAILNFGTLLPEAQIAAEKLNATLIDMRFVKPLDEALLEELAQSHSTFVTLEENAVMGGAGSGVNEFLMAKRLAVSVLNIGLPDIFIPQGSQEEIRADLGLDAAGIERNIIQWMK; this is encoded by the coding sequence ATGAGTTTTGATACCGCGAAGTACCCTACATTGGCATTAGTGGAAACACCGGATGAACTTCGATTGTTGCCGAAAGAGAGCCTGCCAAAATTGTGCGATGAGCTACGCCAATATCTGTTGGACAGTGTCAGCCGTTCTAGCGGGCATTTTGCTTCAGGGCTAGGGACGGTTGAATTGACGGTTGCGCTACACTACGTCTACAACACCCCTTTCGATCATCTGGTATGGGATGTTGGTCATCAGGCTTATCCACATAAGATCCTGACGGGTCGTCGCGATCGTATTTCAACAATCCGCCAAAAAGGCGGTTTGCACCCCTTCCCGTGGCGCGATGAAAGCGAATATGACGTATTAAGCGTCGGACATTCCTCCACCTCAATCAGTGCCGGGTTAGGTATGGCCGTCGCGGCCGAGCGTGAAGGCAGAGGCCGTCGTACCGTTTGTGTGATCGGCGACGGCGCGATTACTGCGGGCATGGCCTTTGAGGCAATGAACCACGCGGGCGACATCAAGTCCGATCTGCTGGTTGTACTGAACGACAATGAAATGTCGATTTCGGAAAACGTCGGCGCATTGAACAACCATCTGGCACAACTATTATCCGGCAAGCTCTACGCCAGTCTGCGCGAAGGCGGTAAAAAAGTTTTATCCGGCCTGCCTCCCATCAAAGAGTTGGTGAAGCGCACCGAAGAACACCTTAAAGGCATGGTGGTGCCGGGTACGCTATTTGAAGAGCTGGGCTTTAATTATATTGGTCCAGTCGATGGTCATGACGTTCAGGCGCTGGCGCATACGCTGAAGAACATGCGTAATCTTAAAGGCCCGCAGCTTTTGCACATCATGACGAAAAAAGGCAAGGGCTACGCCCCCGCCGAGCAGGATCCGATCAGTTGGCACGCGGTGCCAAAGTTTGATCCCGCCAGCGGCACATTACCAAAAAGCAAAGAAGGTGCCCAACCCACCTATTCCAAGATCTTTGGCCAATGGCTACAGGAAACCGCCGCCAAAGACAGCAAGCTCATGGCAGTCACGCCAGCGATGCGCGAAGGTTCCGGCATGGTGCAATTTTCCCGCGATTATCCGCAACAATATTTTGACGTAGCGATTGCCGAACAGCATGCCGTCACGTTTGCGGCAGGCCTGGCGGTCGGTGGCTATCATCCCGTCGTCGCGATTTACTCAACTTTCCTGCAACGTGCTTACGATCAGGTTATCCACGATGTAGCGATTCAGAATCTACCGGTTCTGTTTGCTATCGATCGCGGTGGTATTGTTGGTGCCGATGGGCAAACGCATCAGGGTGCGTTCGATCTCTCTTTCTTACGCTGCATCCCGAATATGGTCATCATGACGCCTAGCGATGAAAATGAATGTCGTCAGATGCTGCACACTGGCTATCACTACCAAAAAGGCCCTACCGCGGTGCGCTACCCGCGTGGAAACGGTACGGGCACGGAACTAACTCCATTATCAGAACTGCCAATCGGAAAAGGGGTGGTGCGTCGTCAGGGTGAAACGATCGCTATTCTGAATTTCGGTACACTCTTGCCAGAGGCCCAAATTGCGGCTGAGAAGTTAAACGCCACGCTCATCGACATGCGTTTTGTGAAACCGCTGGATGAGGCGTTACTTGAAGAGTTGGCACAGTCTCACAGCACGTTCGTGACGCTGGAAGAGAATGCCGTCATGGGCGGAGCCGGGAGCGGTGTGAATGAATTTCTGATGGCGAAACGCCTTGCCGTCTCGGTGCTGAACATTGGGTTACCGGATATATTTATTCCGCAAGGTTCGCAGGAAGAAATCCGTGCCGATCTGGGTCTAGATGCCGCTGGCATTGAGCGCAACATCATACAGTGGATGAAATAA
- the ispA gene encoding (2E,6E)-farnesyl diphosphate synthase has translation MTDFNTQLNAHYQRTNRMLGHFIADLPFQSSPLVNAMEYGSLLGGKRLRPFLVYTTGELFGMPLESLDAPAAAVECIHAYSLIHDDLPAMDDDDLRRGQPTCHIKFGEANAILAGDALQTLAFSILADAPMPQVSDRDRLAMLSELAHASGVAGMCGGQSFDLEAEGHQVDLAALEQIHRHKTGALIRAAVRMGALAAGDAGRAALPHLDRYANAIGLAFQVQDDILDVVGDSATTGKRQGADQQLGKSTYPSLLGLDNARKKAQELYQESLASLDDLIASSPTSLNIAPLQALANFIVERDK, from the coding sequence ATGACCGATTTCAACACGCAACTGAATGCGCATTACCAACGTACTAACCGCATGCTGGGGCATTTCATCGCTGACCTCCCCTTTCAGAGTAGTCCACTGGTCAATGCAATGGAGTATGGCTCACTCTTAGGGGGCAAACGCCTGCGCCCGTTTCTGGTTTATACTACGGGCGAATTGTTTGGCATGCCGCTAGAAAGTCTGGATGCCCCTGCTGCGGCAGTAGAATGTATCCACGCCTATTCATTGATTCATGACGATCTGCCGGCGATGGACGACGACGATTTACGCCGCGGACAACCGACCTGTCACATAAAATTTGGTGAGGCCAATGCCATTCTGGCGGGTGATGCATTGCAAACGCTGGCGTTCTCTATTCTGGCCGACGCGCCGATGCCGCAGGTCTCCGACCGCGATCGGCTGGCAATGCTCTCAGAATTGGCTCACGCCAGTGGCGTAGCCGGCATGTGCGGCGGGCAGTCTTTCGATCTGGAAGCGGAAGGTCATCAGGTCGATCTGGCTGCATTAGAGCAGATTCATCGCCACAAAACGGGGGCCTTGATCCGCGCCGCTGTTCGGATGGGTGCGCTAGCCGCAGGTGACGCTGGGCGTGCAGCCTTACCCCACTTGGATCGCTACGCTAACGCGATTGGGCTCGCCTTTCAGGTTCAGGACGATATTCTCGATGTTGTCGGCGACAGTGCGACAACAGGCAAACGTCAGGGTGCAGACCAGCAGTTAGGTAAAAGCACCTACCCCAGCCTACTGGGGTTAGATAATGCACGAAAAAAAGCACAGGAGCTTTATCAGGAGTCACTGGCATCGCTGGACGATCTTATCGCATCTAGCCCAACGTCCCTGAATATTGCCCCCTTACAAGCGCTGGCGAATTTCATCGTTGAACGCGATAAGTAA
- the xseB gene encoding exodeoxyribonuclease VII small subunit yields MPKKTEQPVSFESSLNELEKIVTRLESGELPLDDALNEFEHGIQLARQGQQKLQQAEQRVQILLSDDPDAPLSPFTPDNDSL; encoded by the coding sequence ATGCCTAAGAAGACCGAGCAGCCAGTCAGCTTTGAAAGCTCACTGAACGAACTGGAAAAAATCGTTACCCGCCTCGAATCTGGCGAACTGCCACTGGATGATGCGCTAAATGAGTTCGAGCATGGCATCCAACTCGCTCGTCAGGGACAGCAAAAGCTGCAACAGGCAGAGCAGCGCGTACAAATCCTGCTGAGCGACGATCCCGATGCACCATTGTCACCGTTTACGCCGGATAATGACTCGCTATGA